GCGGTGTTCGTGCGGCTGGCGAACGTGATCGGCCGGCCCGAGCTGGCCGACGACCCGGCCTACAGGACCCAGGTCGCCCGCTCTGCCAACGAGGAGACGCTCGACGGAATCATCGGCGGCTGGATCGAGGCACGGCCCCTGGACGAGGTGGTACGGACCCTGAACGAGGGCGGCGTGCCCTGCGCCCCCATCTACACGGTCGCGGACATCTTCGAGGACGAGCACTTCAAGGCGCGCGACATGCTGCTCGACGTGCCCGACGACACGCTCGGCACGGTCACCGTGGCCGGTGTCGTTCCCCGCCTCAGCGGCACCCCCGGCCGGGTGCGCCACGCCGGCGGCTCGGTCGGCGACGACACCGCAGCGGTGCTGCGCGACGTGCTGGGCCTGGCCGACGAGGAGATCGAGCGCCTGCAGTCCGACCGAATCATCCACGCGCCCGCCCGGGCGCGCGCAGCACAGGAATCCGAATGAGCAACCCAGTTCCCGACAAGCAGCAGTTCAAGCGCAACCTCCACGAGGAATTCGAGGCGCGCCGCCGCAAGGCGCTCGCCATGGGTGGTGCGGCCAAGCTGGAAAAGCGTGCGGCGGCCGGCCTGCTCAATGCGCGCAGCCGCATCGACCGCCTGTTCGACCCCGGCACCTTCACCGAGAACGGCCTGTTCGCCACCTCGCTCCATTCGAAGGCGGAAGAGGAGCGCACGCCCGGCGACGGCAAGCTCACGGGCTACGGCAAGATCGACGGCCGCTGGGCGACGGTCGTGTCCAACGACTTCACGGTGCTGGGCGCCTCCAGCGGCGCCACCAACGTGAAGAAGATCGCCCACATGAAGCGCGTGGCGACCTCGCGCGGCATGCCCATGGTGTTCTTTGGCGAGTCCTCCGGCGCCCGGCTGCCCGACACCATGGGTGCGCGCGGCATGGGCCTGGGCCTGGGCAGCGATCCGACCCAGTACCAGCGCATGCGCGAGACGCCCTGGGCCGCGTCGGTGCTGGGCTTTTGCTACGGCTCCTCCTTCCTCTACACCTGCTGCTCGGACTTCCGGGTGATGCGCAAGGGCGCGGTGATGGCGGTCTCCAGCCCCGGCCTGGTCGAACTGGCCACCAACGAGAAGATCACCCCGGAGGAACTGGGCGGCTGGCAGGTCCATTCGGAGGTCACGGGCCTGATCGACCAGGTGGTCGACACCGACGAGGAAGCGGTGGACGCGATCAAGCGCTTCCTGTCCTACCTGCCCTCGCACCACAACCAGCTGCCTCCGGAGGTGGCGGTGACGCCCGGCTCCGGCCGCAAGATGGCCGACATCCTCGACCTGCTGCCGGCCAGCCGCTCGCAGGTCTACGACATGCGCAAGATCATCGCGGCCGTGGCCGACGAGGGCTCCGTCTTCGAGATGAAGCCCAAGTTCGGCAAGACGGTGGTGACGGCGCTGGCTCGCCTGGGCGGCAAGACGGTGGGGTTCATCGCCAACAACCCGTTCTTCAAGGGCGGTGTGCTGGATGCCGACGCAGCCGACAAGGCGATCGGCTTCATGGTCACCTGCGACTCCTTCAACATTCCCCTGGTGCTGTTCGTCGACACGCCCGGTTTCGTGATCGGCTCGGAAGCCGAGAAGAAGAAGGCCACCGGCAAGATCGTCAACTTCATGAACGCGCTGCAGCTGGTCACGGTGCCCAAGCTGTCGGTGATCATCCGCAAGACCTTCGGCCAGGCCTACCTGAACATGGGCGGCGGCCGCAACTCCGACGAGGTCGCCGCCTGGCCGACGGCGGAAGTCAGCTTCATGACGCCCCAGTTCGCGGTCACCATCGTCAACGGCACGCGCCCGGGCGACCCCGGCTTCGAGGAGCAGCTCGAGCAAATGAACCGGGACAACAACGCCTACGAGATCGCCCGGACCTTCGCGGTGCAGCACGTGATCCGTCCCGAGGCAACGCGCGACTACCTGATCAACATGCTTGAGATCCACGCCCTCAAGCTCACCGGCGGCATTGGCCAGCACCTGATGCGCGCGTGGCCCACGAGCTTCTGACATGGCCTCCTTCCAGAAAGTCCTGGTCGCCAACCGCGGCGCCGTCGCCTCCCGGGTGTTCCGCGCTCTGCACGGGCTGGATATCCGCTCCGTGGCCGTCTATTCGGACGTCGATCGCGAATTGCCCTACGTGGCCGAAGCCGGCCAGGCGGTGCACCTGGGCGGCTCGGCGCCGCGCGAGAGCTACCTGTCCATCGACCGGGTGCTGGCCGCCGCCGCCGAGTGCGGCGCCGATGCCATCCACCCCGGCTACGGCTTCCTGGCCGAGAACGCCGAGTTCGCCCGCCGCGTGATCGACGCGGGTCTGCGCTTCATCGGTCCGTCGCCGCGCTGGCTGCACGACATGGGGCACAAGACCCAGGCGCGCCGGCTGGCGCAGCAGTGGGGCCTGCCCACCGGTGCCGGCACCGACGTCGTCGATCCGGCCGACCCGGCGCTGCCCGGGCGCGCGGCCGCGATCGGCTATCCCGTCATGGTCAAGCCCGCGGCCGGCGGCGGCGGCATCGGCATGATGCGCGTCGAGACGCCGGAGCAGCTGGCCGATGCGCTGCGCTCGGCCCGTTCGGCCGCCGAACGCGGCTTCGGCGTGGGTGACGTCTACCTGGAAAAGCTGATCCGCACGCCGCGCCATGTGGAGATCCAGCTGCTCGGCGACGCCCACGGGCACGTGGCCCACGTGTTCGACCGCGACTGCTCCGTGCAGCGCCGCAACCAGAAGGTGATCGAGGAGGCCCCGGCGCCCGGCATCGCGACGCAGAAGCGGCTGGAGGTGCTGCGCCGCTCGGCCGCCGCGCTGGCCGCCGCCGGGTACGACAACATCGGCACCCTCGAGATGCTCATGTCGTCCACCGGTGAGTTCAGCTTCCTGGAGATGAACACCCGGCTGCAGGTGGAGCACGGGGTCAGCGAGGAAGTGACCGGGGTCGACCTGGTGCGCGGCCAGATCCGCAGCGCCGCCGGTGATTCGCTGGCGAGCATCCTGCCGGGAGAGATTGCCGTCCGGGGTCACGCGATCGAGGCGCGGGTGTGCGCCGAGGACCCGATGCGCTTCTTCCCGTCGGTCGGCAAGCTGGAGGTGTTCAGGCCGCCCCGCCACGCGGGCGTGCGCGTGGAGACCGGCTACGGCGAGGGCAGCACGGTGACCCCGTTCTACGACTCCCTGCTGGCCAAGGTGATCGTGCACGGCAAGGACCGCGATGCCGCCATCGCCGGGCTGCAGGAGGCGCTCGGCGCCTTCGAGGTGCGCGGCGTCAAGACCAACATCCCGGCCATCCAGATGGTGCTGGCCAGCCAGGAGTTCCGCAGCGGCCACGTGCACACCGGGCTGCTGCAGGAACTGCTGGACCGCGCCAAGGCCGCTTCGAAGGTGAGCGCATGAGCAGTACGGCATCCATCAACCCGGCCGCCGGCAGCGCTTCCTGGGACCAGGAGATCGGCGAGCTCCAGCAGCGCCGCCGGTGGGCCGAGGCGCTGGGCGGGCCCGAGGCCGTCGCCCGGCACGTGGAGAGCGGCCGCCTCACCATCCGTGGCCGCATCGACGGCCTTCTCGACGCCGGTTCGTTCCAGGAGGTCGGCAAGCTCACCGGTTCCGGCGTGTACCGCGACGGCCGGGTGCAGTCGGTGCTACCGGCGCCTTACGTCATGGGCCTGGGCCGCATCCGCGGCCGGGCGGTGGCGGTCGGCGGCGAAGACTTCACGGTCCGCGGCGGCACCAGCTGGGGCGCCGACCGGCGCAAGGGCGGGCAGGGCGGCTTCATCGAGGATTTCGCGGCCAACTACCGCATCCCGCTGGTCAATCTGATCGACGGCGCGGGCGGCAGCGTGGCTTCCATCAAGAAGCGCGGCCATGCGGTGTTCCCCGGCGTGCACGGATTCGAGAAGTCGGTCGAACTGATGGGCCTGGTGCCGGTGGTCAGCTGCGTCATGGGCGTGGCGGCAGGCGGGCCAGCCGGCCGCGCCATCCTGGCGCACTGGTCGGTGATGGTGAGCGGCCAGAGCCAGGTGTTCGCGGCCGGTCCGCCGGTGGTGCAGCGCGCCATGGGCCTGGCCGTCACGCGCGAGGAGCTGGGCGGATCGGCCATCGCCGTGGACAAGGCCGGCACCATCGACAACGCCTTCTCCAACGAGGCGGACGCGCTGCGCGCCATCGGCGATTTCCTTTCCTACCTGCCGCAGAACGTGTGGGAAATGCCCCCGTGCATCCCCTGCGACGATCCGGTCGAGCGGGCGGACGAGGCGTTGGCCACCATCATCCCGCGCGACCGGCGCAAGCCGTACGACATGCGGCGCATCCTGCGCGGCGTGTTCGACCGGCAGTCGCTGTTCGAGATCCAGCCGACCTGGGGCAAGGGCATCATCACGTGCTTCGCGCGGCTGGGCGGCCGTCCGGTGGGCGTGATCGCCAACAACCCGATGGTGTACGGCGGCGCGATGGATGCGCGCGCGGCGCGCAAGCAGGGCCACTTCGTGGAGCTCTGCGACACCTTCCACGTGCCCATCGTCTACCTGGTCGACCAGCCCGGCTTCCTGGTCGGGCCCGGCGCCGAGGCCGAGGGCACGCTGCGCGACGGCATGCGCGCCGTCTACATCGGCATGCAGGCCACCGTCCCGGCGCTCACGCTGGTGGTGCGCAAGTGCTACGGCATGGCGGGCATGGCCGCCTGCGACAAGGCCGGCATCAACTTCAAGATTGCCTGGCCGAGCGCCGAGATCGGCAACCTGCCGGTGCAGGGCGGCGCGCGCGCTGCCTTCCGGCGCGAGATCGAGGAGTCGCCCGACCCGGCGGCACGCGAAGCGGAACTCGAGGCGGAGCTGCAGGCGCTGACCTCGCCGTTCCGGATGGCCGAGGCGTTCGCCGTCGAGGACATCATCGATCCGCGCGAGACGCGCGCCTACCTGAACCGGTTCGTCGAAACCGCCTATTCCACGCTTGCGAGCCGGCTCGGCCCCAAGCCGCGCTACGGCGTCAGACCCTGACCACAGACCCACCAAGAAGGAGACAAGCATGCACCACCGAATCCACCGCACGCTGGCCGCTGCCGGCCTCATGCTGACACTGGCGTTCAACGCCGCAGCGCAGAACACGCAGGTCGCGCCCGGCCTGACCGTGGAGCAGTTCCCCAAGGTCACGGGCGAAGTGCACCTGGCGCACGGCTTCGGCCTGATCTACGGCGCCATGCCGGTGGCGCGCCAGCTCGGGGTGATGGAGAAGGTGTTCCCCAACGCCAAGGTGACCTGGCAGAACATCTTCACCACCGCACAGCAGCGCGATGCCATGCTGGCCAGCCGGCTGCACATCGGCTCGTGCACGCCCGGGCCCTACCTCTCGTCCTGGGACAAGGGCGTGGACATGGTCTGGCTCCAGACCACCGGCGGCTTCGACGGCTACCTCATGGTCCGGCCCGACGGGCCGAATGCGGTCACCGACTTCATCGGCACCCAGATGAAGATGTCGCCCGGCCCGAACACCGCGCAGTACTTCACCGTGCAGCAGGCCCTGCGCAAGGCCGGCAAGGACGTGAAGGCGCTGGATCGGAACTGGGCCAACCTGCCGCATCCGGACGCGATGCAGGCGCTGGTGGGCAAGCAGCTCGACGGGCACTTTGCCACCGCCGACTTCGCCCTGCGCCTGCAGGACATGGGCATGAAGAAGATCGCCAGCATCAAGGACACCTGGGGCAGCCTGTACGCCGTGGGTGCCTGCACGCTCGGCAAGATCGCCAAGGAGAACCCGGACCTGGTCCGCGGCTATGCGCAGGCGCTCAAGCAGACCGTGGCATGGATGAATGCCAACCCGGAGAAGGCTGCCGAGATGCTGAGCAAGTCGGTGGAGAACAAGGTGCCGGCGGCCGAGTTCGTGAAGTACCTGAAGTCCAGTGTGTACCAGAGCTACACCACCGATGCCGACCTCAAGACCCAGGCCCAGGCGATGAAGGCGTTCGGCGCCATCAGCAAGGAGCCCAAGGACGCCCGCGACTTCTACGCCTATCCGAACGAAGCGGGTGCAAAGTGGTAGGAGTGGCCATGCGCATGATGCACGACAGCGCGCCGGCAGCGCCGGTGCACGCTGCGGAAGCGGCGGCCCAGGTGGAAATCGACCACGTCACGATCGAGTTTCCCAAGCCCCGGGGCGGTGGAACCGTGCTGGCGGTCCAGGACGTCTCGGTGAACATCCGCAAGGGTGAGAAATTCGTGATCCTCGGTCCGTCGGGCTGCGGGAAGTCGACCCTTCTTACGGCGATCGGCGGCTTCATCCCCGTGACCGGCGGACAGATCCGGGTCGCCGGCGAAGTGGTTCGCAAGCCGAACATGAACCGCATCCTGGTGTTCCAGGACTTCGGCCAGCTGCTGCCCTGGCGCACCGTCGTGAGCAACGTCGCCTGGGCGATCGGCAAGCGGTGGCCCCACATGAAGGCGGCCGAGGTCCAGGAGCGGGCCCGCCACTACGTGGACGTGGTCGGGCTGTCCACCCAGGCCGACCAGTACCCGAACACCCTGTCGGGCGGGCAGAAGCAGCGCTGCGCCATCGCCCGTGCCTTCGCGGTCAAGCCGGGCATCCTGCTGATGGACGAACCGTTCGGCGCGCTCGACGCCATCAACCGCGAAAAGATGCAGTTCGAGCTGAACCGCCTCTGGGGCGCGGAGGAAGAGAAGGTCACCATCGCCTTCGTGACCCACGACGTCAACGAGGCGGTGCACCTGGGACATCGCATCATGGTGATGAGCCGAGGCCCGGGCCGGCTGCGCGAACTGGTGGACAACCCCAGCGTGGGCCAACCCCCGCACGACGCCAGCGCCTTGCGCCTGGTGGATGACCTGCGTGAACTGCTGAAGGATGCCAAAGCATGAGCTCCGCCACCTCGCTGCCGCTGCGTTCGGCCGCCTCGTTCTCGCTGTCGCGCCTGCTGGGCGGCGGCACCACCAAGAAGTTCATCGTCATCCTGGCGCTGTGCGCGGCCTGGGAAGGCGCGGTGCGGCTTTTCGACGTCAACCCGCTGCTGTTCCCGCCGCTGACCACGGTGGCTGCCAAGCTGCTCTCGGGCCTGGGCCTGGGCGGCAACGGCGAGCTGTGGCGCTACATCTGGGAGACGCTGTCGGTCATCCTGCAGTCGTTCGGCATCAGCATGGCGCTGGCCATCGTGATCACTGGGCTGGCGGTCGCCAACGGCTGGGTGCGCGAGACCCTGAGCGTGCTGACCGGCATCTTCCAGCCGCTGCCGTCGATCGCGCTGCTGCCGATGGCGATCCTGTGGTTCGGCTTCACCCGCGAGTCGCTGGTGTTCGTGGTCGTCATGGCGATGGTCTGGCCGATCGCATCCTCGCTGACGGTGGGCTTCGCCACCATCTCGCTGACCCTGTTCCGGCTTGGCCGCAACTACGAGCTGGGGCATATCCGGCTGATGACCGAGATCCTGCTGCCGGCCGCGCTGCCGATGATGATCTCCGGCCTGCGGGTCGGCTGGGGCTTCGGCTGGCGCACGGTGGTGGCGGCCGAACTCGTGTTCGGCGCCACCGGCTCCGGCGGCGGCATCGGCTGGTACATCAACAACAGCCGCCTGTTCATGAACATCGTCGACGGCTTCGCGGGCATCCTGCTGGTGATCGTGGTGGGGCTGCTCACGGAAAGCCTGTTCCGGCTGGTGCAGTACTTCACGACCCACAAGTGGGGCACGGAGAACTTCTGAACGCACGGCGTGCGTGACGCTGCGAGGCCGCTGGCCGCCAGCCTGCTGGCGGCCCTCTGGCTGCTCGAGGAGTTTCACATCGCCAGCGGCGGCGCGCGGGTCGCCGCGCAGCTGTCCCTGGCGGTGCTGTGCGTCTACTTCGTGGCGGGCTTTGCGGTCGCCCGGACCGCGGTACGGGTGGTGGCCGCCATTGCCCTGCTGGCCGCAGGCCTGCTCGCGCTGCAGTTCGGCATCGCCGGCTCGCTGCTGAGCGGCGCCCGCTCGGCGGCGCTGTTCATCGCCTTTCTCGCCACCATGCAGATGCTGAAGGTCGGCATCGAACTGCGGCCTGGCCTGGAGCGCATCCGGCGCGAGCACGAGGCGCTGGCCAGCCGCGAACAACACGACGCCATGCTGCTGCGCTCCTGGCTGGCCGGTTCCATCTTCGCTGCCGGGACGCTGGCCATC
The sequence above is a segment of the Ramlibacter tataouinensis genome. Coding sequences within it:
- a CDS encoding acetyl-CoA carboxylase biotin carboxylase subunit, with the protein product MASFQKVLVANRGAVASRVFRALHGLDIRSVAVYSDVDRELPYVAEAGQAVHLGGSAPRESYLSIDRVLAAAAECGADAIHPGYGFLAENAEFARRVIDAGLRFIGPSPRWLHDMGHKTQARRLAQQWGLPTGAGTDVVDPADPALPGRAAAIGYPVMVKPAAGGGGIGMMRVETPEQLADALRSARSAAERGFGVGDVYLEKLIRTPRHVEIQLLGDAHGHVAHVFDRDCSVQRRNQKVIEEAPAPGIATQKRLEVLRRSAAALAAAGYDNIGTLEMLMSSTGEFSFLEMNTRLQVEHGVSEEVTGVDLVRGQIRSAAGDSLASILPGEIAVRGHAIEARVCAEDPMRFFPSVGKLEVFRPPRHAGVRVETGYGEGSTVTPFYDSLLAKVIVHGKDRDAAIAGLQEALGAFEVRGVKTNIPAIQMVLASQEFRSGHVHTGLLQELLDRAKAASKVSA
- a CDS encoding ABC transporter ATP-binding protein: MRMMHDSAPAAPVHAAEAAAQVEIDHVTIEFPKPRGGGTVLAVQDVSVNIRKGEKFVILGPSGCGKSTLLTAIGGFIPVTGGQIRVAGEVVRKPNMNRILVFQDFGQLLPWRTVVSNVAWAIGKRWPHMKAAEVQERARHYVDVVGLSTQADQYPNTLSGGQKQRCAIARAFAVKPGILLMDEPFGALDAINREKMQFELNRLWGAEEEKVTIAFVTHDVNEAVHLGHRIMVMSRGPGRLRELVDNPSVGQPPHDASALRLVDDLRELLKDAKA
- a CDS encoding acyl-CoA carboxylase subunit beta, coding for MSSTASINPAAGSASWDQEIGELQQRRRWAEALGGPEAVARHVESGRLTIRGRIDGLLDAGSFQEVGKLTGSGVYRDGRVQSVLPAPYVMGLGRIRGRAVAVGGEDFTVRGGTSWGADRRKGGQGGFIEDFAANYRIPLVNLIDGAGGSVASIKKRGHAVFPGVHGFEKSVELMGLVPVVSCVMGVAAGGPAGRAILAHWSVMVSGQSQVFAAGPPVVQRAMGLAVTREELGGSAIAVDKAGTIDNAFSNEADALRAIGDFLSYLPQNVWEMPPCIPCDDPVERADEALATIIPRDRRKPYDMRRILRGVFDRQSLFEIQPTWGKGIITCFARLGGRPVGVIANNPMVYGGAMDARAARKQGHFVELCDTFHVPIVYLVDQPGFLVGPGAEAEGTLRDGMRAVYIGMQATVPALTLVVRKCYGMAGMAACDKAGINFKIAWPSAEIGNLPVQGGARAAFRREIEESPDPAAREAELEAELQALTSPFRMAEAFAVEDIIDPRETRAYLNRFVETAYSTLASRLGPKPRYGVRP
- a CDS encoding ABC transporter permease, giving the protein MSSATSLPLRSAASFSLSRLLGGGTTKKFIVILALCAAWEGAVRLFDVNPLLFPPLTTVAAKLLSGLGLGGNGELWRYIWETLSVILQSFGISMALAIVITGLAVANGWVRETLSVLTGIFQPLPSIALLPMAILWFGFTRESLVFVVVMAMVWPIASSLTVGFATISLTLFRLGRNYELGHIRLMTEILLPAALPMMISGLRVGWGFGWRTVVAAELVFGATGSGGGIGWYINNSRLFMNIVDGFAGILLVIVVGLLTESLFRLVQYFTTHKWGTENF
- a CDS encoding acyl-CoA carboxylase subunit beta, whose amino-acid sequence is MSNPVPDKQQFKRNLHEEFEARRRKALAMGGAAKLEKRAAAGLLNARSRIDRLFDPGTFTENGLFATSLHSKAEEERTPGDGKLTGYGKIDGRWATVVSNDFTVLGASSGATNVKKIAHMKRVATSRGMPMVFFGESSGARLPDTMGARGMGLGLGSDPTQYQRMRETPWAASVLGFCYGSSFLYTCCSDFRVMRKGAVMAVSSPGLVELATNEKITPEELGGWQVHSEVTGLIDQVVDTDEEAVDAIKRFLSYLPSHHNQLPPEVAVTPGSGRKMADILDLLPASRSQVYDMRKIIAAVADEGSVFEMKPKFGKTVVTALARLGGKTVGFIANNPFFKGGVLDADAADKAIGFMVTCDSFNIPLVLFVDTPGFVIGSEAEKKKATGKIVNFMNALQLVTVPKLSVIIRKTFGQAYLNMGGGRNSDEVAAWPTAEVSFMTPQFAVTIVNGTRPGDPGFEEQLEQMNRDNNAYEIARTFAVQHVIRPEATRDYLINMLEIHALKLTGGIGQHLMRAWPTSF
- a CDS encoding ABC transporter substrate-binding protein — its product is MHHRIHRTLAAAGLMLTLAFNAAAQNTQVAPGLTVEQFPKVTGEVHLAHGFGLIYGAMPVARQLGVMEKVFPNAKVTWQNIFTTAQQRDAMLASRLHIGSCTPGPYLSSWDKGVDMVWLQTTGGFDGYLMVRPDGPNAVTDFIGTQMKMSPGPNTAQYFTVQQALRKAGKDVKALDRNWANLPHPDAMQALVGKQLDGHFATADFALRLQDMGMKKIASIKDTWGSLYAVGACTLGKIAKENPDLVRGYAQALKQTVAWMNANPEKAAEMLSKSVENKVPAAEFVKYLKSSVYQSYTTDADLKTQAQAMKAFGAISKEPKDARDFYAYPNEAGAKW